Proteins encoded within one genomic window of Dyadobacter chenhuakuii:
- the recO gene encoding DNA repair protein RecO, which translates to MLHKTRGVALSYIRYRESSIIAKIYTEGFGIQTYIVNGVRSSKSRNNRIALFQPLTLLDMVVYHKNKEDTMHRISEMKCYMPFQTLPYDVVKSSLALFVTEMLGKTLKEEESNPMLFHFIEESVLFLDEAENTFENFHIQFLIQFASFLGFGIETVEDLESELKNNHFPHMPDAVERDATLRLVSGAYGANVPLDRKRRIMILEKLIFFFKIHMEALGEIKSLEVLREVLK; encoded by the coding sequence ATGTTACATAAAACGCGAGGTGTCGCCCTGAGTTATATCCGTTACCGCGAATCTTCCATCATTGCGAAGATTTATACGGAAGGCTTTGGCATTCAGACATATATAGTGAACGGGGTCAGAAGCAGTAAATCGCGTAACAACCGTATTGCCCTGTTTCAGCCGCTGACGTTGCTGGATATGGTGGTTTATCATAAGAATAAGGAGGATACCATGCATCGCATTTCGGAGATGAAATGTTACATGCCGTTTCAGACGCTGCCTTATGATGTTGTGAAATCAAGCCTGGCGCTTTTTGTTACAGAAATGTTGGGCAAAACATTGAAAGAGGAGGAAAGCAATCCCATGCTTTTCCATTTTATTGAGGAATCCGTCCTGTTTCTGGACGAAGCCGAAAATACATTTGAAAATTTCCACATACAGTTTTTGATCCAGTTTGCTTCATTTCTGGGATTTGGGATAGAAACCGTGGAAGATCTCGAAAGTGAGTTGAAAAACAACCATTTCCCACACATGCCCGACGCCGTCGAGCGAGATGCAACATTGCGTTTAGTAAGCGGTGCGTACGGCGCAAATGTCCCATTAGACCGGAAGCGACGGATCATGATATTGGAAAAGCTTATCTTTTTCTTCAAAATACATATGGAAGCATTGGGGGAAATCAAATCGCTGGAAGTTTTGCGGGAGGTTTTGAAGTAG
- a CDS encoding amidophosphoribosyltransferase — protein MSDAIKHECGIALIRLRKPYQYYIDKYETPLYAVHKLSVMMEKQVNRGQDGAGVANIKIDVPPGKRYISRYRSVEPQPLTDIFSKIHKKFRKGLKNHRDRANDGKWLQENLAFTGEVWLGHLRYGTHGSNEVENCHPMLRQSNWRSRNLVMAGNFNMTNVDELFGKLVSLGQHPKEKVDTVTVMEKIGHFLDEENQRVFERFKGIYENPTLSDVIEENIDLPRLLYRSCRDFDGGYAMCGLTGYGASFVIRDPAGIRPAFYYADDEVVVVASEKQAIKAAFNVDYNQIQEITPGSALIVDKNGEYNEFPILPQLEKRSCSFERIYFSRGTDPDIYNERKQLGKLLIPQILKEVNYDLENTIFSYIPNTAETAFLGMIEGLEEYLSKKRKQAIMEGILFEADLEKLLSFRPRIEKLVTKDVKSRTFITADALRDDMVSSVYDTTFEVVRKNVDTVVIIDDSIVRGTTLEKSILTMLDRLSPKKIVVASSAPQIRFPDCYGIDMSKMKDFVAFRAVLKLLEERDLEYLLEDTYMHSVTSIATKNPYHTNFVKALYEPFTDQEISNKIAEIIRPKDLNAELSVVFQTVENLHKACPQHLGDWYFTGNYPTLGGNKVVNKAFANSHEGKLERAY, from the coding sequence ATGAGCGACGCCATTAAGCATGAGTGCGGCATAGCACTTATCCGTCTTAGAAAGCCTTATCAATACTACATCGACAAGTACGAGACACCGCTATACGCAGTCCACAAGCTTTCGGTAATGATGGAAAAACAGGTAAACCGGGGACAGGATGGAGCCGGAGTAGCCAATATCAAGATAGATGTTCCGCCAGGGAAACGATACATCAGCAGATACAGATCCGTAGAGCCTCAACCACTTACGGATATTTTTTCCAAAATCCACAAGAAATTCCGTAAGGGTTTAAAGAATCATAGAGACCGCGCCAATGATGGCAAATGGTTGCAGGAAAACCTGGCTTTTACAGGCGAGGTTTGGCTGGGTCATTTGCGTTACGGAACGCACGGTTCCAATGAAGTTGAGAACTGCCACCCTATGCTGCGCCAGAGCAACTGGAGAAGCCGCAACCTGGTCATGGCGGGGAATTTCAACATGACTAATGTGGACGAGCTCTTTGGAAAACTTGTCTCACTCGGCCAGCATCCAAAAGAAAAAGTGGATACTGTGACGGTGATGGAGAAAATAGGACATTTCCTGGATGAAGAGAACCAAAGAGTGTTCGAACGCTTCAAAGGAATTTACGAAAATCCGACACTTTCAGACGTTATAGAAGAGAATATCGACCTGCCGCGTCTGCTTTACAGATCGTGCAGGGACTTTGACGGAGGTTATGCCATGTGCGGATTAACTGGCTATGGTGCTTCATTCGTGATCCGTGATCCAGCTGGAATTCGTCCTGCATTCTACTATGCAGATGATGAAGTGGTTGTCGTTGCCTCTGAAAAACAAGCGATTAAGGCTGCTTTTAATGTTGATTATAATCAGATTCAGGAAATCACGCCAGGCTCAGCATTGATCGTTGACAAAAATGGCGAGTACAATGAATTCCCGATCTTGCCACAGCTTGAAAAACGCTCTTGCAGCTTCGAAAGGATTTATTTCTCACGCGGAACTGATCCGGATATTTACAACGAGCGCAAGCAATTGGGCAAGCTGTTAATCCCGCAAATATTGAAAGAGGTCAATTACGACCTTGAAAATACAATCTTCTCTTACATCCCGAACACGGCTGAAACGGCGTTTTTGGGAATGATAGAAGGTTTGGAAGAATATCTTTCGAAAAAGCGCAAGCAGGCCATTATGGAAGGCATTCTTTTCGAAGCCGACCTGGAAAAACTGCTTTCTTTCAGACCCAGAATTGAAAAACTGGTAACTAAAGACGTAAAATCGCGGACGTTTATTACAGCGGACGCTTTGCGTGACGATATGGTTTCCAGCGTTTACGACACCACATTTGAAGTGGTTCGTAAGAATGTGGATACGGTTGTGATTATCGACGACTCCATTGTTCGCGGAACAACGCTTGAAAAGAGCATTCTGACAATGCTGGACCGGTTAAGTCCTAAGAAAATTGTTGTGGCATCATCCGCTCCGCAAATCCGTTTCCCGGATTGCTACGGAATAGATATGTCGAAAATGAAGGATTTCGTTGCTTTCAGGGCGGTGCTCAAATTGCTTGAAGAACGTGATCTGGAATATTTGCTGGAAGATACTTACATGCACAGTGTAACTTCTATCGCAACCAAAAATCCATATCATACCAACTTTGTGAAGGCACTTTACGAGCCTTTTACAGATCAGGAGATTTCAAACAAAATTGCTGAGATCATTCGTCCGAAAGATCTGAATGCTGAGCTTTCCGTTGTGTTCCAGACTGTTGAGAATTTACATAAGGCTTGTCCGCAACATTTGGGAGACTGGTATTTTACCGGAAATTATCCAACATTAGGCGGAAATAAAGTGGTTAACAAAGCATTTGCCAATTCGCATGAAGGAAAATTGGAAAGAGCTTATTAA